The following are encoded in a window of Chondrinema litorale genomic DNA:
- a CDS encoding outer membrane beta-barrel family protein: MYAKKIPAIYILLTLFTLPVFSQITARSNELGDPIIIGKIVDAETGEPVEFATISILNEKDSSLVGGGTTNGQGVFRIGTKPGNYVVKVSFISYETKVINNVIITEANPEFKFGEIELSGSVQALAEVEITAERSRLEMDLDKRVFVVQKDISNLGGSASDVLDNIPSVMVDAEGNVSLRGNDGVRILINGQQSGMLGIDGVSGLKSIPANLIERVEVVTNPSARYDAEGSAGMINIILKENQKGGLNGNFDLTLGYPEQYNANLNLNYRVKDFNFFVNYGLRYREGPGNSYTRRDYTVDGVFNRLDQTQDINRTGLSNTVRFGAEYNINSKNLISGSFMYRTSDDENTGDIDYREYEEIANSLELVGASIRNNVEQEDEENLEYNINYSRTFDQKGRDLKASLRYNTGPEREMTDIIEQVLDIEDFSVDYDADALYQRSDNNENQSNLVFQADYVQPISEQGKLEVGVKSSLRKISNDYYVEEQNEDGEWEILSNLSNEFSYDETIHAAYLIYGNKVNRFSYQGGLRAEFTDISTSLIQTDEYNNKNYSNFFPSAHITYDLLNGNSTQISYSRRLRRPRFRDLIPFSDYSNPQSIRSGNPDLDPEMTDSYEVAYIKNWPKSSVTSSVYYRHSNGVIQWVSEVDEEGVTTRSPDNLSTGNSYGVEFVVDKELAEWWNINGSFNFFRSIIDGGPLEEELGVDLSSDTYSWMTRANSKMTLPGDIDLQMMLFYMAPREQAQSRRKSMTSLDVAFTKDILNDKATLSFKVSDVFNSRMYRNETFGENFYLDSEFRWRRRSFLLNFSYRLNQKKSRKRGGNKGGDDDDFGDM; the protein is encoded by the coding sequence ATGTACGCTAAGAAAATTCCAGCTATTTACATTCTACTCACATTATTTACTTTACCGGTTTTTTCTCAAATAACAGCAAGAAGTAACGAACTTGGTGATCCAATAATAATAGGTAAAATTGTTGATGCTGAAACAGGAGAACCAGTTGAGTTTGCTACAATATCTATACTCAATGAAAAGGATTCTTCATTAGTAGGAGGGGGAACAACAAATGGTCAGGGAGTTTTTAGAATTGGAACCAAGCCAGGAAATTATGTTGTAAAGGTCAGTTTCATATCTTACGAGACCAAAGTAATTAACAATGTGATAATTACTGAGGCGAATCCAGAATTTAAGTTTGGAGAAATTGAATTGAGTGGTTCTGTACAAGCGTTAGCCGAAGTTGAAATTACTGCTGAAAGGAGCCGATTAGAAATGGATTTAGACAAAAGAGTTTTTGTGGTACAAAAAGATATTTCTAATTTGGGTGGTTCTGCATCAGATGTGTTAGATAATATACCTTCGGTTATGGTTGATGCAGAAGGAAATGTGAGTTTGAGAGGTAACGATGGTGTTAGAATTCTAATTAATGGCCAGCAATCTGGTATGCTAGGTATAGATGGAGTTAGTGGTTTAAAATCGATTCCAGCAAATTTGATTGAGAGAGTAGAAGTAGTTACCAATCCATCAGCAAGATACGATGCAGAAGGTAGTGCAGGTATGATTAACATTATCTTAAAAGAAAACCAAAAAGGTGGTTTAAATGGTAACTTCGACCTTACTTTAGGTTATCCAGAGCAATACAATGCCAATCTTAATTTAAACTACCGTGTAAAAGACTTCAACTTCTTCGTAAACTATGGTTTACGTTACAGAGAAGGCCCCGGAAATTCCTATACTAGAAGAGATTATACTGTAGATGGTGTGTTTAACAGACTAGATCAGACGCAAGATATCAATAGAACAGGTTTATCTAATACAGTAAGGTTTGGTGCAGAATATAATATCAATAGCAAAAACTTAATTTCTGGCTCATTCATGTATCGTACATCAGACGATGAAAACACTGGTGATATTGATTATAGAGAGTATGAAGAAATTGCTAATAGTCTTGAGTTAGTAGGTGCAAGTATTAGAAATAATGTTGAACAAGAAGACGAAGAAAATCTAGAATATAATATCAACTATAGCAGAACTTTCGATCAGAAAGGGAGAGACTTAAAAGCTTCTTTGAGATATAATACAGGTCCTGAAAGAGAAATGACCGATATAATTGAGCAAGTATTAGATATAGAAGACTTTTCTGTTGATTACGACGCAGATGCTTTATATCAAAGAAGTGATAACAATGAGAATCAGTCAAATTTAGTGTTTCAGGCAGATTATGTACAACCAATCTCTGAACAAGGTAAACTGGAAGTTGGGGTAAAAAGTAGTTTAAGAAAAATCTCAAACGATTATTATGTAGAAGAGCAGAACGAAGATGGAGAATGGGAAATACTTTCTAATTTGAGTAATGAGTTTTCTTACGATGAAACCATTCATGCAGCTTACTTAATCTATGGAAACAAAGTTAACAGGTTTTCTTATCAAGGTGGTTTAAGAGCTGAGTTTACAGATATTTCTACCAGTTTGATACAAACAGATGAGTACAACAATAAAAATTATTCTAACTTCTTTCCAAGTGCTCATATTACCTACGATTTATTAAATGGAAATTCTACACAAATTAGTTATAGCCGTAGATTGAGAAGACCACGATTTAGAGATTTAATTCCATTCTCTGATTATAGCAATCCGCAAAGCATTAGAAGTGGTAACCCTGATCTTGACCCAGAAATGACAGACTCTTACGAAGTTGCCTATATCAAAAACTGGCCAAAATCATCTGTTACTTCAAGTGTTTATTATCGCCATTCAAATGGTGTAATCCAATGGGTGAGCGAAGTTGACGAAGAAGGTGTTACTACTAGAAGTCCAGATAACTTATCTACTGGTAATTCTTATGGAGTTGAGTTTGTAGTTGACAAAGAACTTGCAGAATGGTGGAACATTAACGGTAGTTTCAACTTCTTTAGAAGCATAATCGATGGTGGACCACTTGAAGAAGAATTAGGAGTTGATCTTTCATCAGATACATATTCTTGGATGACAAGAGCGAACTCAAAAATGACTTTGCCAGGAGATATAGATCTTCAAATGATGCTTTTCTATATGGCACCAAGAGAACAAGCTCAGTCTAGACGAAAATCGATGACATCTCTTGATGTAGCATTTACCAAAGACATTTTAAATGATAAAGCAACACTCTCATTTAAAGTAAGTGATGTGTTTAATTCAAGAATGTATAGAAACGAGACTTTCGGAGAGAACTTCTATTTAGATAGCGAATTTAGATGGAGAAGAAGAAGCTTTCTATTAAATTTCTCTTACAGATTAAATCAGAAAAAATCTAGAAAAAGAGGAGGCAACAAAGGGGGAGATGACGACGATTTTGGCGACATGTAA
- a CDS encoding sensor histidine kinase → MRLIFKITLVYLIITLFVFVLGAVITYQVIKREVDFEQQNFLRARLRETTRMIERRKLDHKFIREKFAIIPLDGEVKEEPIVFSDTLFMHQDLKRIEPHLKLDVTRKIGERFYKISIYDLIIEADDIEDGVEESLIKMYIILFVVVLILSWAVSFWILTPFNNSLELIRVFDITNKDKIKFPKTSTKEFNQLNLFLEEMTSKVKSDYHTLKEFSENASHEMQTPLAIAKGKLELLMEKGDLNEEQVHMVNSAYSAVSKLSRLGRSLSLLTKIENKEFKNAKEINISELLNSLLFSFKELIELKNISLDESITSDVYLNIDKTLADILITNLLQNAIRHNYENGFIKVKLDKRYLEIVNSGKPLSISNPQELFIRFKKAEQSGESIGLGLSIVKKICEVNNFEINYSYQNTEHSLKICFFQA, encoded by the coding sequence ATGCGCCTAATTTTTAAAATTACACTGGTTTACCTAATCATTACATTATTTGTATTTGTTCTTGGTGCAGTTATAACATATCAAGTAATTAAGCGCGAGGTTGATTTCGAGCAGCAAAACTTTTTAAGAGCTAGACTTCGCGAAACAACTAGAATGATTGAGCGGAGAAAGCTTGATCATAAGTTTATTAGAGAGAAGTTTGCTATTATACCTTTAGATGGTGAAGTAAAAGAAGAACCCATTGTTTTTTCTGATACGCTATTTATGCATCAAGATTTAAAGAGGATAGAACCTCATCTTAAACTTGATGTTACACGCAAAATAGGAGAAAGATTCTATAAAATTTCAATTTACGATTTGATTATTGAAGCTGATGATATTGAAGATGGGGTAGAAGAATCACTCATCAAAATGTATATAATCTTATTTGTAGTTGTATTGATTTTGAGTTGGGCAGTTTCATTTTGGATTTTAACACCATTTAATAATTCACTAGAGCTCATTAGGGTATTTGATATTACAAATAAAGATAAAATCAAATTTCCTAAAACCAGTACCAAAGAGTTTAATCAATTGAATCTCTTTTTGGAAGAGATGACTTCTAAAGTAAAGAGTGATTATCATACACTAAAAGAATTTTCTGAGAATGCATCTCATGAGATGCAAACTCCATTGGCGATTGCTAAAGGCAAATTAGAATTGTTAATGGAGAAAGGTGATCTTAACGAAGAGCAAGTACATATGGTAAATTCGGCTTATTCTGCGGTATCTAAACTTTCTAGGTTAGGAAGGTCTCTATCTTTACTTACTAAAATTGAAAATAAAGAATTTAAAAATGCCAAAGAAATCAATATAAGTGAGTTACTCAATAGCCTTTTATTCAGTTTTAAGGAATTGATAGAACTAAAGAATATTTCATTAGATGAATCTATCACCTCAGATGTATATTTAAATATAGACAAAACTCTGGCAGATATATTAATTACTAATCTGCTTCAAAATGCAATTCGGCATAACTATGAAAATGGCTTTATAAAAGTTAAACTCGATAAGAGATATTTAGAAATTGTAAACTCAGGTAAACCTCTTAGTATTTCTAACCCGCAAGAACTGTTTATTCGCTTTAAAAAGGCAGAACAGAGTGGTGAATCTATAGGACTTGGTCTCTCAATTGTAAAGAAAATATGCGAAGTAAATAACTTTGAAATCAATTATTCCTACCAAAACACAGAGCATAGCTTAAAAATCTGCTTCTTTCAGGCGTAA